Proteins encoded together in one Penicillium digitatum chromosome 1, complete sequence window:
- a CDS encoding Terminal deoxynucleotidyl transferase, putative → MLLETPLFSRQSSLSKDKTEHVTIFSSQPPIFILPVHLSLEELDEIEGRLIDHGGRLTYDIVEAGLVLGKVGRAKRAALELRTRGVWTEELIPSSASKSAGDGIGPPPKRRRRNQYDETKDFPVEIIDLSTESEGEDRVTHRHDPSNHLISEKKGQELQNFVTVLKLEWMNTSIKSGKYHIYARRSKEPPGGSSQRPRPSLYRQTTSEYEEEETDAHPQPDWVRDQVVFACLRSAPLHSPNEDFISQLVKIRQIRKLTLDEIGVRAYSTSIASLAAYPHPIQRPSEILALPGCNAKIAELFSQFQQHGGCNHTDDDGNVATADALETDPALCVLNSFYQIWGVGAKTAREFYQRGWRDLDDIVEHGWSTLSRVQQIGVKFYEEFQQGVPRAESEGIATVIRDHAGRVRPEAGGGCGIECVIVGGYRRGKGLSGDVDVVLSHRDDAVTRNLVVDVVASLEAERCITHTLSLHLTSSLREQQTLPFDGDDTRKFDTLDKALVVWQDPHFDPTIPGHDGHQGGNPNIHRRVDIIISPWRTIGCAVLGWSGDLTFQRDLRRYAKKARSLKFDSSGVRDRSTGRQIDLEHDGETWEEREKLVMEGLGVGWRPPEERCSR, encoded by the exons ATGCTCCTTGAAACACCACTATTCTCAC GTCAGAGCTCCTTGTCAAAAGACAAGACGGAACATGTCACTATCTTCTCATCACAGCCACCCATCTTCATTTTGCCAGTACATCTCTCCCTAGAGGAACTGGATGAGATTGAAGGCCGATTGATAGATCATGGTGGAAGACTGACCTACGACATCGTTGAAGCTGGCCTCGTTCTGGGGAAAGTCGGGCGCGCGAAGCGTGCAGCACTCGAACTGCGCACCCGCGGTGTTTGGACAGAGGAACTCATACCCAGCTCAGCTTCGAAATCAGCTGGTGATGGTATCGGACCTCCTCCCAAGCGCAGGCGCAGGAATCAGTACGATGAGACCAAGGATTTCCCGGTCGAAATTATCGATCTTAGTACTGAGTCTGAGGGCGAGGATAGAGTTACGCATCGACATGACCCTTCAAATCACCTAATTTCGGAGAAAAAGGGCCAGGAGCTTCAAAATTTCGTCACAGTGCTGAAGCTCGAGTGGATGAATACCTCTATCAAATCCGGCAAAT ACCACATCTACGCACGACGCTCAAAAGAACCCCCCGGTGGATCTTCCCAGCGCCCCCGGCCATCCCTATATCGACAAACGACCTCAGAatatgaagaagaggaaacgGATGCACACCCACAGCCGGACTGGGTCCGCGACCAAGTCGTATTTGCCTGCCTACGCTCAGCACCCCTGCACTCTCCAAACGAAGACTTCATCTCGCAACTCGTGAAAATCAGGCAAATCCGcaaactcaccctcgacgAGATCGGTGTGCGCGCGTACAGCACCTCCATCGCATCATTGGCAGCATATCCCCATCCCATTCAGCGACCGAGCGAGATCCTCGCTTTACCAGGGTGCAACGCCAAAATCGCCGAGTTGTTTTCTCAGTTCCAGCAGCACGGTGGTTGCAACCATACCGATGACGATGGGAACGTTGCCACTGCCGATGCACTGGAGACAGATCCCGCGCTCTGTGTTCTGAACTCGTTCTATCAGATCTGGGGCGTTGGAGCAAAGACCGCACGCGAGTTCTACCAGCGCGGCTGGCGCGACCTCGATGATATTGTCGAGCATGGGTGGTCTACACTCTCACGCGTGCAGCAGATTGGAGTGAAATTTTACGAGGAGTTCCAGCAGGGTGTTCCCCGTGCTGAGAGCGAAGGAATTGCCACTGTAATCCGGGATCATGCTGGTCGGGTCCGGCCGGAAGCCGGAGGTGGATGTGGAATTGAGTGTGTGATTGTTGGCGGATACCGTCGTGGAAAGGGACTCAGTGGTGATGTTGACGTTGTATTGTCTCATCGTGATGACGCGGTGACTCGGAACCTGGTTGTTGATGTTGTTGCGAGTCTTGAGGCGGAACGGTGTATTACGCACACGCTCTCTTTGCATTTGACTTCTTCGCTGCGTGAGCAGCAGACGTTGCCTTTTGATGGTGATGATACGAGAAAGTTTGATACCTTGGATAAGGCTTTGGTTGTTTGGCAAGATCCGCACTTTGATCCTACAATACCTGGACATGATGGACATCAGGGGGgaaatccaaatatccatCGTCGTGTGGATATTATCATATCGCCTTGGCGTACGATCGGTTGTGCTGTGCTTGGCTGGTCTGGTGACTTGACTTTTCAACGAGATTTACGGCGGTATGCGAAGAAAGCGCGCTCGTTGAAGTTCGATTCGAGTGGTGTGCGAGATCGAAGTACTGGAAGGCAGATTGATCTGGAACATGATGGAGAGACGTGGGAGGAGAGGGAGAAGCTTGTCATGGAGGGACTGGGGGTAGGATGGAGACCACCAGAAGAACGATGCTCGAGATAG
- a CDS encoding Phospholipid-transporting ATPase, putative: MASGRPPGSHPAAGRDDDLLLDSGPMYNSGQGPPVNDEHLLERYNIDDSEQPYTETQPRPSVSYDNFVGSSAQQGATQYNAASGPAHPPVNPGLHSNDPYSNGTRDRAYSQSSELDNYRRYSLDDFDDGHSGYYDLDADEDRIASSHHVRKANERNSVLGLGGGLMGKAKYMFGMGSSQYSEMDLPLTESGARRATIGSDASPAQPPKQPKKFSASDLNIFARKVDPSTLGPRLIQLNNPPANAIHRFVSNYVSTAKYNIFTFIPKFLFEQFSKYANLFFLFTAVLQQIPHVSPTNKFTTIVPLAIVLTVSAIKELVEDYKRRMSDRGLNYSKTQVLKGSSFYDAKWVDVVVGDIVRVESEQPFPADLVLLASSEPEGLCYIETANLDGETNLKIKQAIPETAHLVSPSDLSRLSGRVRSEQPNSSLYTYEATLTMNAGGGEKELPLAPDQLLLRGATLRNTPWIHGIVVFSGHETKLMRNATATPIKRTAVERTVNIQILMLVSILVALSVISSVGDLAIRKTKSSTLAYLNYGSVKMVKQFFMDIFTYWVLYSNLVPISLFVTIEIVKYFQAFLINSDLDIYYDKTDTPAICRTSSLVEELGQIEYIFSDKTGTLTCNMMEFKQVSIAGVQYGDDVPEDRRATVEDGAEVGIHDFKTLRANLQSHPSQNAIREFLTLLATCHTVIPERNSNNPNVIKYQAASPDEGALVDGAASLGFRFTNRRPRSVIFETGGQELEYELLAVCEFNSTRKRMSTIFRCPDGKVRVYCKGADTVILERLHPDNPTVEPTLQHLEEYASDGLRTLCLAMREVPENEFQQWYQIFDKASTTVDGNRADELDKAAELIEKDFYLLGATAIEDRLQDGVPDTIHTLQTAGIKIWVLTGDRQETAINIGMSCKLISEDMTLLIVNEESSEATRASLQKKMDAVQSQNASGDSEPLALVIDGRSLTFALEKNMERLFLDLAVICKAVVCCRVSPLQKALVVKLVKRHKKALLLAIGDGANDVSMIQAAHVGVGISGVEGLQAARSADVAIGQFRFLRKLLLVHGAWSYSRVSRVILYSYYKNITLYMTQFWYSFQNAFSGEVIYESWTLSFYNVLFTVLPPFAMGIFDQYISARLLDRYPQMYQLGQKGVFFKKHSFWAWILNGFFHSLILYIVSQLLFYWDLPMSDGYVAGHWVWGEALYTSVLGTVLGKAALITNIWTKYTFIAIPGSMALWLMFLPAYGYAAPALGFSREYYGTIPVLFKSPIFYLMAIVLPCICLLRDYAWKYAKRMYYPQQYHHVQEIQKYNVQDYRPRMEQFQKAIRKVRQVQRMRKQRGYAFSQADDGGQMRVLNAYDTTRSRGRYGEMASSRPMA; encoded by the exons ATGGCCAGCGGTAGGCCTCCTGGGTCCCATCCAGCCGCTGGCCGTGATGACGACCTGCTGCTGGACTCTGGGCCTATGTATAACAGCGGTCAAGGACCCCCCGTGAACGACGAACATTTATTAGAACGCTACAACATTGACGACTCCGAACAACCGTACACCGAAACACAACCGCGCCCTTCCGTCTCTTACGATAACTTTGTCGGATCTAGCGCGCAGCAGGGCGCAACGCAGTACAATGCTGCTTCTGGACCGGCGCATCCGCCTGTCAACCCTGGTCTGCATTCAAATGACCCTTACTCCAACGGCACGCGAGATCGAGCTTACTCCCAGTCCTCCGAACTGGACAACTATCGGCGGTACTCCTTAGATGACTTCGACGATGGGCATTCGGGTTATTATGATCTTGATGCGGACGAAGACCGAATTGCCAGTTCACACCATGTCCGCAAGGCAAATGAGCGCAACAGTGTCCTTGGACTCGGGGGTGGATTGATGGGCAAGGCGAAATACATGTTTGGCATGGGGTCATCGCAATACTCGGAAATGGATCTTCCATTGACGGAGTCAGGCGCAAGAAGGGCGACGATCGGTAGCGATGCTTCTCCGGCGCAGCCACCGAAGCAACCCAAGAAGTTCAGCGCATCCGACCTTAACATATTTGCGCGTAAGGTTGATCCCTCAACACTGGGCCCGCGTCTGATTCAGCTTAACAATCCGCCCGCCAATGCCATTCACAGGTTCGTCAGCAACTATGTATCGACGGCCAAGTACAACATCTTTACCTTCATTCCCAAATTCCTATTTGAGCAATTCTCTAAATACGCCAACCTGTTCTTCTTGTTTACAGCTGTCCTACAACAGATCCCACATGTGTCGCCAACGAATAAGTTCACAACTATCGTTCCGTTGGCTATTGTTTTGACTGTCTCGGCGATCAAAGAATTGGTAGAGGACTACAAACGGAGAATGTCGGACAGAGGACTGAATTACTCAAAAACCCAAGTTCTTAAAGGTTCTTCGTTTTACGATGCGAAATGGGTTGATGTTGTGGTCGGGGATATAGTTCGAGTGGAGTCCGAGCAGCCTTTTCCAGCCGACTTGGTACTACTGGCCTCGTCCGAGCCCGAAGGTCTATGCTACATTGAGACGGCAAACTTGGACGGCGAGACAAATCTCAAAATCAAGCAGGCGATTCCGGAGACTGCGCATTTGGTTAGCCCCAGTGATCTGAGTCGTCTGAGTGGACGCGTTCGATCAGAACAGCCAAATAGCAGTCTGTATACTTACGAAGCCACCTTGACTATGAATGCTGGAGGTGGCGAGAAAGAGTTGCCCTTGGCTCCGGATCAACTCCTACTTCGTGGTGCAACGCTGCGCAACACTCCCTGGATTCATGGTATTGTGGTTTTTAGTGGCCATGAGACAAAACTGATGCGAAATGCAACAGCAACCCCAATCAAGCGAACTGCCGTGGAAAGAACAGTCAACATTCAGATTTTGATGCTCGTCAGCATTCTTGTTGCATTGAGTGTCATCAGTTCTGTCGGCGATCTTGCCATTCGGAAAACCAAATCCTCAACACTTGCATACCTCAACTATGGGTCGGTCAAAATGGTGAAGCAGTTCTTCATGGATATTTTCACGTACTGGGTGCTGTATTCGAACTTGGTTCCGATTTCTCTCTTCGTCACTATCGAAATCGTCAAATACTTCCAGGCCTTCCTCATAAACTCTGACCTCGACATTTACTACGACAAAACCGATACCCCAGCCATCTGCCGCACATCATCTCTTGTCGAGGAGCTTGGTCAAATTGAGTACATCTTTTCCGACAAAACAGGTACCCTTACCTGCAACATGATGGAGTTCAAGCAAGTGAGCATTGCTGGTGTCCAATATGGCGATGATGTTCCTGAAGATCGACGTGCAACCGTGGAGGATGGCGCTGAAGTTGGGATCCATGACTTCAAAACACTCAGAGCGAACCTTCAATCTCACCCGAGCCAGAACGCTATTCGCGAATTTCTGACTCTTCTTGCCACCTGTCACACTGTTATCCCCGAGCGAAACAGCAACAACCCAAATGTGATCAAGTACCAAGCAGCATCACCGGACGAGGGAGCCTTGGTAGACGGGGCCGCCTCTCTGGGTTTCCGATTCACCAATCGAAGGCCGAGATCGGTAATTTTTGAGACTGGAGGGCAGGAGCTTGAATACGAACTGCTAGCAGTTTGCGAGTTTAACTCCACTAGAAAAAGAATGTCCACTATCTTCCGGTGTCCTGATGGAAAGGTCCGTGTCTATTGTAAGGGTGCTGACACGGTCATTCTGGAGCGGTTGCATCCCGATAACCCTACCGTGGAACCAACTCTCCAGCACCTGGAGGAGTATGCCTCGGATGGTCTCCGGACGTTGTGTCTGGCTATGAGGGAAGTCCCAGAAAACGAATTCCAGCAGTGGTACCAAATCTTTGACAAGGCTTCGACCACCGTTGACGGCAATCGTGCGGATGAACTGGACAAAGCGGCCGAGCTGATTGAAAAGGACTTCTATCTTCTTGGTGCCACGGCGATTGAGGATCGCTTGCAGGATGGTGTTCCGGATACTATCCACACTCTCCAGACTGCCGGCATCAAGATTTGGGTCCTGACCGGTGACCGACAGGAGACTGCTATCAACATCGGCATGTCCTGCAAACTGATCTCGGAAGACATGACGCTCCTAATCGTCAACGAGGAGTCCTCAGAAGCCACCCGTGCTAGCTTGCAAAAGAAAATGGATGCCGTGCAGAGCCAAAATGCCTCTGGGGACTCTGAACCTTTGGCCTTGGTAATTGACGGGCGATCGTTGACTTTCGCTTTGGAGAAAAATATGGAGAGGCTGTTCTTGGATCTGGCTGTCATTTGCAAAGCCGTTGTTTGTTG TCGAGTCTCTCCCCTTCAAAAGGCATTGGTCGTCAAGCTTGTCAAGCGCCACAAGAAGGCTCTCCTCTTGGCTATTGGCGACGGTGCTAATGATGTCTCCATGATCCAAGCCGCTCATGTCGGAGTCGGCATCAGCGGCGTTGAAGGTCTTCAAGCTGCACGATCCGCTGATGTCGCAATTGGCCAGTTCAGATTCCTTCGAAAGTTGCTTTTGGTTCACGGCGCGTGGAGCTATTCTCGTGTCAGTCGTGTCATTCTGTACTCATACTATAAGAACATTACGCTGTATATGACTCAATTCTGG TACTCTTTCCAAAACGCATTCTCTGGAGAGGTTATCTACGAATCTTGGACTCTCTCCTTCTACAACGTGCTCTTCACTGTCCTACCTCCATTTGCGATGGGCATCTTTGACCAATACATCTCCGCCCGATTGCTGGACCGTTACCCACAGATGTACCAATTAGGCCAGAAAGGCGTCTTTTTTAAGAAGCATAGCTTTTGGGCCTGGATTTTGAACGGATTTTTCCACTCTCTCATCCTCTACATCGTCTCTCAGTTGCTCTTCTACTGGGATCTTCCTATGTCCGACGGCTATGTCGCCGGccactgggtctggggtgAAGCTCTGTACACCTCCGTGTTAGGCACCGTCCTCGGCAAGGCCGCTCTGATCACCAACATCTGGACCAAGTACACCTTTATTGCTATCCCAGGATCAATGGCGTTGTGGCTCATGTTTCTCCCGGCGTACGGTTACGCTGCCCCGGCTTTGGGATTCTCACGAGAGTACTACGGCACCATCCCCGTTCTTTTTAAGTCTCCCATCTTCTACCTGATGGCCATCGTCTTACCCTGTATATGCCTCCTACGTGATTATGCCTGGAAGTACGCCAAGCGCATGTACTACCCCCAACAATACCACCACGTCCAGGAAATCCAGAAATACAATGTCCAGGACTACCGTCCACGCATGGAACAGTTCCAAAAAGCCATTCGGAAGGTCCGCCAAGTTCAGCGTATGCGAAAACAGCGTGGCTACGCCTTCTCACAGGCCGACGATGGCGGTCAGATGCGTGTTCTCAACGCTTACGATACTACCCGGAGTCGTGGACGGTATGGCGAGATGGCTAGCTCTAGACCTATGGCGTGA
- a CDS encoding Exosome complex endonuclease 2/ribosomal RNA processing protein, putative — MRPARAKWPKKESNSDPRAGAARPPSTMSKEAQLSIAEREFILEALRENVRLDGRQPDDYRPLNISFGEEYGHVKLQLGKTNLIVRISAEVTKPREDRPFDGLFNINLELSAMGSPAWENGRTNDIEAYATNALDRIIRHSNALDTESLCILKGVSCWSIRADIHIIDYDGNITDAACIAIMAGLQHFRRPDAVVRDGRVIVYGVEQRVPVALNITHKPLSVTFHTFNESKHVIVDATLKEEQAAEGDLVIGINSAGDVCYLSKYAGAPADAMVIVNKTNVAWEKVKEINAAVEKVLQADLAKRAKIGMADESRAENDRPVQIE; from the exons ATGCGGCCTGCACGGGCAAAATggcccaaaaaagaaagcaacTCTGATCCCCGCGCCGGGGCTGCTAGACCTCCCTCAACGATGTCGAAAGAAGCGCAACTGTCAATCGCAGAGCGTGAATTTATTCTCGAGGCGCTCCGTGAGAATGTGCGTCTCGATGGTCGCCAGCCTGACGACTATCGTCCTCTGAACATCTCCTTTGGTGAAGAATATGGACATGTGAAGCTGCAGCTTGGGAAGACGAA CCTTATTGTTCGCATTTCTGCTGAGGTTACTAAGCCGCGTGAAGATCGACCCTTCGACGGTCTCTTCAACATCAACCTGGAGCTGAGTGCAATGGGTTCACCGGCCTGGGAAAACGGACG AACCAATGACATCGAGGCATACGCCACTAACGCCCTTGACCGTATCATCCGTCATTCCAACGCCCTCGATACTGAATCTTTGTGCATTCTAAAGGGCGTGAGCTGCTGGTCGATCCGGGCCGACATTCACATTATCGATTACGATGGAAACATTACCGATGCGGCCTGCATTGCGATCATGGCTGGACTGCAACACTTCCGCCGGCCGGATGCCGTGGTGAGAGATGGCCGTGTCATAGTCTACGGCGTGGAGCAGCGTGTACCCGTCGCACTTAACATCACGCACAAGCCTCTCTCAGTCACATTCCACACCTTCAATGAAAGCAAACATGTCATTGTTGATGCCACCCTCAAGGAGGAACAGGCTGCTGAGGGAGATCTTGTTATTGGCATTAACAGTGCAGGTGATGTCTGCTACCTCTCAAAGTACGCTGGTGCACCGGCCGATGCTATGGTAATTGTGAACAAGACAAATGTGGCATGGGAAAAAGTCAAAGAGATCAATGCTGCTGTTGAGAAGGTTCTACAGGCCGACCTGGCTAAGCGGGCGAAGATTGGCATGGCCGATGAATCTCGGGCAGAAAATGACCGGCCGGTTCAAATCGAATAA
- a CDS encoding Cell cycle control protein Cwf15, putative has product MTTAHRPTFDPAQGKEALRGPAYHQRLLPAHKHLKVRQPGQGGAADADPSPRDLRAELLKAEAAHFAKKNGIPVDQPAIAESSVPKRQLEAAPEDGGDGDIQEEDPEAKRRRILEETRDIDADSDASEEDSSDEDSDDEDEAAELMRELEKIKKERLEQKEKEERERAAEEEEQREVDIARGNPLLNPQDFNMKRRWDDDVVFKNQARGTENRDGKEFVNDLLRSDFHKRFMGKYTKGAL; this is encoded by the exons ATGACTACAG CCCACAGACCTACTTTTGACCCG GCGCAAGGCAAAGAAGCCCTCCGTGGCCCGGCCTACCACCAGCGACTGCTCCCTGCGCACAAGCACCTGAAAGTTCG CCAACCCGGACAAGGCGGCGCAGCCGACGCCGACCCCTCGCCCCGCGACCTTCGCGCAGAGCTTCTCAAGGCTGAGGCAGCACACTTTGCCAAGAAAAATGGTATTCCGGTCGACCAGCCAGCCATTGCTGAATCCTCAGTTCCCAAGCGACAACTTGAAGCTGCGCCCGAAGATGGAGGCGATGGCGACATCCAGGAAGAAGACCCAGAAGCCAAACGCCGACGCATATTGGAGGAGACGCGCGACATAGATGCCGATTCAGACGCGTCAGAAGAAGACAGCAGTGACGAGGATAG cgacgacgaagatgaagcaGCCGAGTTAATGCGGGAGCttgagaagatcaaaaaaGAACGATTGgagcaaaaggaaaaagag GAGCGTGAACGAgcagccgaggaagaagagcagcGAGAAGTTGACATCGCGCGCGGTAACCCTCTGCTCAACCCCCAGGATTTCAACATGAAACGGCGCTGGGACGACGACGTTGTATTCAAGAACCAGGCTCGGGGAACAGAGAACAGAGATGGCAAGGAATTTGTCAAC GATCTTCTCCGTTCTGATTTCCACAAGCGCTTTATG GGCAAATAC ACCAAAGG CGCATTATAA
- a CDS encoding GDSL Lipase/Acylhydrolase family protein has product MGENLRCLTMAAYETQGNEDAFKPYDQFLLFGDSITQMACNQERGFAFHAALQESYSRRLDVINRGLAGYTTAQAVKVFDQFFPSPQTANVRFMTIFFGANDACVPTHNQHVPLDQYKENLKTIIQHPATRAQNPQLILISPPPVNEYQLEEFDAAKDTPFPSRTASFTKLYAEAACEVGASLNIPVVDLWSAFMKPTGWQEGEPLIGARDVPSNDTLASLLTDGLHLTPAGNRIVYDELMKVIQANWPDQTPETLPMTDPQVVPRARVRYTAMLGACTSGRDRTTSGLTRSTKLVDKLESGPHVPLWGLDIPALENLVIIRKISFSMGGSQCLDFSCERIRMSRSNTYLKKPDLQGGFYIYQCTYKDHTACTKILQPIQKKGLQTIGLEFWGEETALLQSHQLVDHDDAKKFDGATSRKVHDDFKED; this is encoded by the exons ATGGGTGAAAATCTACGCTG CCTCACCATGGCCGCCTACGAGACCCAGGGGAATGAGGATGCCTTCAAACCTTATGACCAgtttcttctcttcggaGACTCCATCACCCAGATGGCCTGCAACCAAGAGCGAGGGTTCGCATTTCATGCTGCACTCCAAGAAT CCTACAGTCGCAGATTAGATGTGATCAACCGTGGCCTGGC TGGATATACAACCGCACAGGCTGTCAAAGTCTTTGATCAATTCTTCCCTTCTCCGCAGACCGCTAATGTGCGGTTCATG ACTATCTTCTTCGGTGCCAATGATGCCTGCGTGCCAACCCACAATCAGCATGTGCCCTTGGATCAATATAAAGAAAACCTGAAGACGATCATTCAGCACCCAGCGACTCGTGCACAGAACCCGCAACTCATTTTAATCAGCCCACCTCCCGTCAACGAATATCAACTGGAGGAGTTTGACGCTGCAAAGGACACCCCGTTCCCCAGCAGAACCGCCAGCTTCACCAAGTTATATGCAGAGGCTGCATGCGAAGTCGGTGCATCACTCAATATCCCCGTGGTAGATTTGTGGTCTGCCTTCATGAAGCCCACTGGCTGGCAGGAGGGAGAACCTCTAATTGGGGCTCGTGATGTGCCGAGCAATGACACCTTGGCTAGTCTTCTCACTGATG GTCTGCATCTTACTCCTGCCGGTAACCGCATCGTCTATGATGAACTTATGAAGGTCATCCAGGCCAACTGGCCAGATCAGACCCCGGAGACTCTTCCAATG ACTGATCCACAGGTCGTACCTAGGGCAAGGGTGAGATACACAGCCATGCTGGGGGCTTGCACATCCGGGCGGGACCGAACCACTTCGGGGCTCACCCGCTCAACTAAGCTTGTTGACAAGTTGGAATCTGGGCCTCATGTTCCTCTCTGGGGCCTTGACATCCCAGCACTCGAAAATCTAGTA ATAATCCGCAAGATTTCATTCTCAATGGGTGGCTCACAATGCCTGGACTTTTCGTGTGAAAGGATCCGTATGTCGCGCTCCAACACATATCTCAAGAAGCCCGACCTCCAAGGGGGGTTCTACATCTACCAATGCACCTACAAGGACCACACAGCATGCACTAAAATACTCCAGCCAATCCAGAAAAAGGGCCTACAAACGATCGGGTTGGAGTTCTGGGGCGAAGAAACCGCCCTGTTACAGAGCCATCAACTCGTGGACCATGATGATGCGAAGAAGTTCGATGGCGCGACCTCGCGCAAGGTGCACGATGACTTCAAGGA AGACTGA